From the Papaver somniferum cultivar HN1 chromosome 2, ASM357369v1, whole genome shotgun sequence genome, the window tcaagttatttcagtTTGTGTTACATGTATTCACATCTCTCTTTTTCTGCTTCACAGTTTGGAGATCAAGCAAGTCCTTCAGCCCCATGGCAGTGATGTTGTATATGCTATAGGATTTGTTGGGTCAGAATTTGTTACGTATGAAATTAATGCCAGAAGCGGTGAGGTACTAAAACGCACAAGCAAGACCTTCCCTGGTGGCTTTTCTGGAGAATTATCGTATGTATCCAACGACATGCTAGTGGCATTGGATACTACTGGGTCAACTATAATTTCAATACGTTTTGGGGATGGTCAGATCAGCTTTCACCAGACTGCCATCTCAGATCTAATCGAGAATTTTTCTGGAATGGCCTCAATTTTTCCTTCAAAACTAACAAGCATGGTTGCTCTTAAATTCAATTCAGTTATAGTGTTTGTAAGAGTGACAGGTTTCGGCGAATTAGAGGTGGTAGAAAAAATTGATAGTCCAGCTGCTATTAGTGATCCTCTCTCTGTCTCAGAAGGACAACAAGCTTTTGCAGTTGTTCAAAACGGTGAAAGTAAGATTAGTATCACGGTGAAACAAGCTAATGACTGGAGTAGTGGTAATCTGCTAAAGGAAACAATTGTTATGGACCAACAAAGAGGGAATGTGGAGAAGGTTTTTATAAACAGTTATATTCGAACAGACAGGAGTTATGGATTTAGGGCTTTGATTGTCATGGAGGATCATTCATTATTGCTGCTACAACAAGGTGAGATTGTCTGGAGCAGAGATGATGGGCTTGCTTCAATTCTTGATATGACTACATCAGAACTTCCAGTTGAAAAGGAGGGTGTATCTGTTGCTAAAGTAGAGCACAGCCTGCTTGAGTGGCTCAAGGTATTAATCAAGAACTGCACTACTCAAATTTTACTATTTGAACAAACAATCAACCCCTTGAAAAATCATGAGTTTGTTTATTGTGTTTGTACATTTTGAttcccaatatatatatatatacatatattataGGCTATTTAGTAATTACCTTCGGGTTACCTTTTATATGATTGGGTAGAGGAATTATAATGTTTGGGTAGAGGAATTATAATGTTATGTCATATTGCACCAAAGTAAACACGAGGTTTTATAATTAGATACAGGTCTTTAAGCAGTAAGGGACCCCTCACTTGAATCCAAACTCCAGTTTTTGGAGTGACCCAGTTGATAGGCAACCCCAACCATAACTATTACAAAGAGTCAAAGACCATATGTATTTACGTATACAAACGGCACTAGGACCGTCAGTAACACCGAATTACCTAACTGCTCTGGATACACTTCCCTTGTAGCTAGAAgtatataatatctttgagggtGTCTCTTTTTCCGTGGAGAACACATTGTTGAAAAGCGAAAGCATCTTTCATTTTTTTAAACCTTTGTTACACACTGTTGCTTATTAGAAATGCCCACCGTGAAACTAGTTCGTTTGTGATGAagcaaaaccatatgtatttgcttACTAGAAAAGCTGGTGCTTGTTTGTGCATGTACAAACaaccttgttctattgtgaagaTTTTGACTTTCTAACTGCTTATATGAAGACAAATATTTTATCAGTTGCGTCCTGACACAAGCTTTTATCCTAGGGACATCTGCTGAAACTTAAAGGAACTTTAATGCTTGCAACTCCTGAAGAAGTAGTGGCTATACAAGGAATGAGGTTAAAAAGCTCCCAAAAGAACAAAATGACAAGAGACCACAATGGTTTTAGAAAGCTGCTGATAGTGCTCACAAGAGCAGGGAAGATTTTTGCTCTGCACACTGGTGATGGGCGCGTTGTGTGGTCCCTTTTGCTTCCTGCTTTTAAGAAATCAGAAGCCTGCCCAAATCCTACTGGATTAAATTTATACCAGTGGCAGGTTCCTCATCACCATGCATTGGATGAGAATCCATCTGTTCTTGTAGTTGGTAGTTGTGGAGGTTCCGAGGCACCGGGTGTTCTCTCATTTGTTGATACTTATACTGGAAAGGAACTCGACTCTTTAACCCTAGGTCATTCCATTGATCACATTATTCCACTCCCAGTTACAGATTCAACAGAACAGCGACTTCACCTTCTTTTAGACAGAAAGGGACATGCATTCTTATATCCTAGAACACCCGAGGCTCTCAAGCTATGTCAAGTTGAGCTCCCCAATATATACTGGTACCTAATTGAAGCCGATAAAGACATCATTAGAGGGCATACATTGCGCAAAACATGTAATTTTGAAGGTGCGGATGAATATTGCTTTGATGCCAGAGACTTGTGGTCAATTGTTTTCCCTTCAGATTCAGAGAAGATTGTTGCTACTGCTACGAGAAACTTGAACGAGGTTTGCTTTTGTTTCTCTTTACCCTTGTTGCATTGCATTCTATTCATATAATGCGGGTACTTTTGTTGCAGACACCATAGTTTGCTCTTTTTCTGTATCTTCTCTTTACCTGTGGAACCCTTTATCTACCCTATCGTGATTTCATAACATTCCCCAATGCTTTATCTCATACTGCTCCttcataaaattaaaatctagtaatcccttcttctcttctgctTGTTTTAGAAAGATATCTGAATCCGATTGGCATATGGTAGAAGTAAATGTAGACAACTGACTTTATATCAGTCTATTGTTCGTGGATGTGATCTAAACACCTTCACATGAAAGAGTGCTACTTCGACTTGAAAATAGCCAACCGCCAGACCCTTATGTACAAATTTAACTCCACTTTCTTACAGTTTAAGCTTGTAAACCAAGTGAGTGTTATACTTGACCTAGGGAGGACATTCTGAAGCCTTCTATACTGAGTTTTAGAACCTTCTCCCCgccttttgtttaattctcacaTCTTGGAaaaatttccatttctttttattttgtctaaACATATATGATAGTTTGGGTCTGCTTTTCATGCTCAACCATGTGTAGATGTGAAGGctgaagttttttttctttttgtttttaggtGGTACACACTCAAGCAAAAGTGGTAGATCATGATGCGATGTATAagtatttatcaaagaatatGATCTTTGTAGCTACTGTTAGTCCAAAGGGTGCTGGTGAGATTGGATCAGCCACCCCAGAGGAATCTTCATTGGTTGTATATCTTATTGATACCATAACTGGTCGAATACTTCACCGTGTGTCTCACCATGCTGCACAGGCTCCTGTTCATGCTGTAAGTAGTTATCATCCATCATTGTCAGTATCGAGGATTGATTAGATAACTTGAACTGACTTCTCTCtcttccatatgaaggtttttAGTGAGAACTGGGTAATCTACCACTATTTCAATCTCCGAGCTCACAGATATGAGATGTCTGTCATTGAGATTTATGATCAATCCCGAGCGGTAAAGTCCACGGAAATCAGTTCCTCCACATTTATATTGATCTgatttaatgtattttttttaattcaataTTGACTGTTTTTCACAGGAAAACAAAGATATATGGAAACTAATTCTCGGAAAGCATGATCTTAGCTCACCCATTTCATCGTACTCTCGACCAGAAGTGATGGTCAAATCACAGAGTTATTACTTTACACACTCTGTGAAAACAATGGCAGTTTCATCAACAGCTAAGGGTATAACATCTAAGCAGATTCTAATCGGCACAATTGGGGATCAGGTTAGTGAACATCAGATAACATTTCCAAATCAATTAATTCCTACGTAGTATACATGTTcatcacacaaaaaaaaaaaaaaaaaagaagaaaaaaaaaaaagctgctCCTGGCTTATATCAGACAGTGACTGACAATTGGTTATTGTAGGTCTTGGCTCTGGACAAGAGATTTTTAGATCCTCGCCGAACTCCCAATCCCACACCTGCAGAGAGAGAAGAAGGTTTAATACCTCTAACAGATGCATTACCAATCATTCCTCAGGTGCATGTCCATTTCCTCTTATTTCTTATCATGGTTTTCTCATGCACATGACGCCTATTATCTGATAGGGGTTATGCCTTCGTTACTCTATTTCTAGAAAATGAGTCTAGGGTTTGATGCTGTTAGGATGTCTCCACATAAATTGTTCTTTCAAAAGAATGATCCCAATTCATACATTGTTAACCCTATCGATTCAATATAGAATGAAATTAATGGTGCAAGCAATTCTCCATAAAGTTTTAAGTATTGTACTTGATGGAGgcaccaatttccattgaccctACATGTTGAGGAAATATGTTTTCACATCAAACCAGTACAAGCATATCCAGCCTCACTGATAGCCAAGTATCTAGGTTGTGGAAGGTCATTCACCCAATAATAACAAAGAGAAAAGCTTTGAACTCATGCAACTGGATAGTGGAACCATTTGAttacttgcataattattcatttCCCATTCATACCTTTGATGATAATTTCACATATACTAATCCGACAATTGTTATCGCAGTCCTTTGTTACACACTCACTTCTAGTGGAAGGTCTACGCGGCATAGTTACTATTCCTACAAAGTTGGAATCTACTAGTCTTGTCTTTTCATACGGAGTGGATCTCTTTTTCACAAGAATTGCACCCTCACGTATCTATGATTCACTCACGGAAGATTTTAGCTATGCTTTACTTCTACTTACAATTGTGGCATTGATTGCCGCAATTTTTGTTACGTGGGTAATGTCCGAGAAGAAGGAACTGAATGAGAAATGGAGGTGAGCGAGATTCCATTACCTCTCTCTAAATTTTTGTATTCCCTTTGAATAACTGATTCTCCTCTTCTTTTGTCTAGTAAGGTAGATTCTTTTTAACTTGTAATATTACTAATTCTTAGTTTTAGTGACAGCCCCTTCATTTattaaattctctttttttttggcgTAATTTGATGGCTACTCACTCTGTTAATGTATATTCTACCTTTCAAAAAAGAAGATGTACAACAAGAATTGGtgattctttttttattttatattttttgtgcCACATTAATTTCGAAAGAAGTTATTACCAATCTGTCGTGTTCATTGATAACTTTCTGATGCTAACATATTTCATGGCCAAAGGCTAAAAATGATGGACTCTTAGTTGCATGGCTTTTGGTTTTGTCGTAGCTGATTGACTTGATTTCCTAGTAGTAGTTTCAGAAAGGGTTGATCTGAATCATCTGATCCTAAAGCCAAGAACTGGGTGGGTGATTTCACATCAATCATATCATCCAAAGTTTGAGAAGTCTGAACTCTGTTTATGGAATATAATAACTGAGACACTTGTGATGACTTTTTGAATATCCAAAGGAAACAACTAAAATCCCACCATATATTCCAAGGTAGTTAGCATCGCAGATTGCTGCTATTCAAGTTTGGTAATCATTTCCTCAGATGTTATATGTTTCAGTCATTGTAGTTCAGCTGTGTTTATAAGCTTCTGTCATTGTAGTTGAGTGCAACATCTCCACTCCGTATGTATGTAAGATCCAGCAAAGCatcttgaaataaaggaaatagaaaaagaaaagttaTCAAAATTCAGATAATGTACCTCCAATTATATCAAAAAGAAAATGAGAATTTGACCAACCACAAAGAGAAAGGTAAAGGTAATATCCAAGCAGTAAAATTAAATCTACTGATAGAAGTCGTCCGTAAAAGTGTCAGCTTTGCATTCTTGACAGTATTGAGGCCGGGGACACAAATTTCTGACCATGGTTCAAACTTCAAACCACTCCAAGGATATACCGTATTGTTTTTCGTAGACGTTAGACATGTTTCaaggcaaaaataaaaataaaaatgacctgCATGGGTCCATGGTTTTTGGTTTTCTTGTAGCGGACCTGGGCTTGATTTATCCTTCTCATACTCTCCAAACGTAGAAACCCGAGGGCTGATCTGATCTTAAAGCTAAGAACTGGCTGGGTGATTCCACATAATCATATCATCCAAGTTTGAGAAGTCTGAGCTTTGTTTAAGCAAAATTGATTCACACACCGCCAAAAAAACCGCCCAAGAAAAAACTGATCACAAAATTCTCACAAAAGCCGGACCCTTTGATGTCCTCTACGGGGCCCACCGGGCCCACACCAAAAAAAATTGTGAGTATATGTTTTTCTGGTTGCTTTTTTGGTAGTCCGCCAAGAATTATCCTTGTTTAAGAAATAAAAGATCCTCTACCGACAACATtgaaaacgagccaaaaatcgtCCCACTCACATTGAAGTGGGACCTGTTCTCATGAAGTTAGCAGGGGGTCCCATTTTTGGGAGATGAGTCCCACTCACATTGATTTTTAGTCATATTTTTATGCCGttcgttcaattttttttttaccgaAGCGTTTACCTTTATGGATATCGGAAAGGAAGAACTATTAGTATCAATCGTTCTACAACTAGGAGGAAAACTGCGAGACGAATCCAGTGATTCCTTTTTGGCCAAGTGGTTTATAAGGTGTTTCGATACCGGAAGCACCACAAAAAATAAGTTGTTTCACAAATAACTCTTCCCGGGTTGTGGGTACCTATTATTCGTCGAAAGAAAGAAAACATCATATAAGTCGATTctcatttgttattttttgtttctaaaagttATTCTGATTTTTTGTTCCAAAACTGAATTCCAACTTTTCAACTTAATTCAGTCGAAAAGTAACTTCTCAAAGTGTACCAAAAGCAAATGTcggaatcacataaattttgctccacaaaaagttaatttttttggCTTCTATGAATCATTCTCAAATTTTGTTCCCAACCTAATTTCTAACCTTTTTAATTCTAGGTGTCGAAAAAAATTACTTCCTAAGGGTtcgaattttttttaaaccctctTAATCCCAGAAAACGCCATGCGACTATGGCGTATAGAGTATGAACTAGCTTAGGCCGGTTCCAATGGGACGTCGCAAATGGCCAACGCCATTATGAAAAAGGTTATGAGAGACAGAGTATCTATCGAGCAATATAGCCTCGTTCGCGAGCTGGCAATGTGATACAAGACGTATTTTGGCAAGTCTCATGTTCTAAGATTTGGCTAACTCTTTGATATTTATTAGTTTTGGTATTTTAATTATTAGGATAATTAGTTTCTTTCTTAGATTAATCTCGTTTTTATGAGAATAATATAACCTCCTAGGTAGTTTAGTAATTTCATACTTTTAGGTAGGTTTTTAAGTTTGTAGGCTACAAATAGCCGTTTCCATTATCATTGTATTTTATTTGCAGCTCACGTTTAATGAAAGTATTATTTGGTTTTTAACctgttatgtcttttttttctcagAGAGTTTGACCATTTCGATCGGTACTTTGTTTTTAGATTGGAGTTGTTCATCTTCTTTATCAGAGTGGATTCTACGCATGTCGATTGTATTCAAACCGTTTCCGCTGTGCTATATCATAATGTACCTCAATTCAAGTaacaatttacatgaattccacAAAAGCTACTAGTAAGATAAAACAAAGCAATACATCACTCAAATCAGACATGCGAATTGTGAAATGTGTGTTGCATTGAACTATCATGTTGTTTATATTATGTGGAATTTCGAGATTATAAGTATGTTTTTTAAGGGTGGTAGAATGTAGTACCCGATATTTTTGTTTATAGTATCGGGTCAGGTTATACCAACTTAGCTAACCTTCTTATTTAGGTTGTTTCCTTTACCTTAGCCTAGATGGGTGCTAGGAGCAACAACAGTCAGGGTATATATGACATGTCTCCCGAGTCTTATCTCTGCTGGTTAATGGTTGTAACTTGGTATATATGAAAACACATGTGTACAAAGATTTTCTAAAATCAGAATCCTGATTGGCAGAATACTACTAGTAGGATTTTTCTAATTGCAAATCTGTGTATTGATATATGTATTTAATGATATGGAACTAATAATAGTGCTATGCAACAGGAAAATGATGGATGCACTTTGATTCTGATTTTGTTAAATAAATATGGATGTATATTTTGTTACTGAAACATGTATGCCTGATTATTCGTGATTGTATAAGTATTTTGTGGAGCAAAAATAAGATATGTTGGTGAAGGAGTGAACCTAGAATACGCTGCAAAACAGCTGGAGTGTATGACCATGGTATATGTTTTTCATGAGAAGAAGATTTGATTTTTCATAATGTCATCTCTGAGTTAGATAGTGTAAGGTTGCTATTAAATCAATTAACAGTCCTGAATCTTTACTTTATTGGGCCAATCAGGATTTCATTTTTTATATTAAGAATAAAATGCCTGGAAAACTATCTTGGTTTTGTAGGAAAATTAACAAGGTATCTAATGATGTGGTGCACTCTTTAGCTAAGAAAGATAGAAAGGAGTGCCAATCTTTTGAATTTTATGATAAATTTTCACCTTATCTAGATGACTTGGCCTATGTTTCTGCAAAGTAATGGTCTCAGGGATGGCTCTCATGCATGCTTACATTTGATTTAGTAGAATGTATTGTGGCATGTGCTTCTttgataattaaataaaaaatcatcATGTATGAACTACGAATTTCTAACAAATTTGCATCAACATAATGTTTTAGTTGTTATGACCGTGCAATGATAAGTCACATCATCGATAATCCTTGTAAAATCTAAACACAACAAGATTCATAATGATAAGAATCTTCCCTTACCAAACTAAATATGATTTAAGATAGATTTGGATTACTAGTGTTTTACCATTTTAGAATTTGAGTATATATCCAATACTCTCTCGATATTGTCTATAAATAACCCACATCCTTAATTagactttttcattcagatttatCAGAGATTCCGAAGTACATAGATAAGAAAAATTAGTGCAGAACATATAGTGATAACCTCAATCTCATCAAAATTAGTTGAATTttcgtctctttttctttctttataataaaaaatcagttgaatcatcatctctttttatttctttcgCATCAATAATCAGTtgaataa encodes:
- the LOC113349129 gene encoding ER membrane protein complex subunit 1-like is translated as MKVTMAMVIRVFLLLLVSFYSIPSFAIYEDQVGLMDWHQQYIGKVKQAVFHTQKAGRKRVVVSTEENAIASLDLRRGDIFWRHVLGSGDVIDKLDIGFGKYVFSLSSGGSILRAWNLPDGQMVWESYLQGSVSSKSILCIPSSLKYGKDNIILVFGMGSLHAVSSIDGEVIWRKDLAAESLEIKQVLQPHGSDVVYAIGFVGSEFVTYEINARSGEVLKRTSKTFPGGFSGELSYVSNDMLVALDTTGSTIISIRFGDGQISFHQTAISDLIENFSGMASIFPSKLTSMVALKFNSVIVFVRVTGFGELEVVEKIDSPAAISDPLSVSEGQQAFAVVQNGESKISITVKQANDWSSGNLLKETIVMDQQRGNVEKVFINSYIRTDRSYGFRALIVMEDHSLLLLQQGEIVWSRDDGLASILDMTTSELPVEKEGVSVAKVEHSLLEWLKGHLLKLKGTLMLATPEEVVAIQGMRLKSSQKNKMTRDHNGFRKLLIVLTRAGKIFALHTGDGRVVWSLLLPAFKKSEACPNPTGLNLYQWQVPHHHALDENPSVLVVGSCGGSEAPGVLSFVDTYTGKELDSLTLGHSIDHIIPLPVTDSTEQRLHLLLDRKGHAFLYPRTPEALKLCQVELPNIYWYLIEADKDIIRGHTLRKTCNFEGADEYCFDARDLWSIVFPSDSEKIVATATRNLNEVVHTQAKVVDHDAMYKYLSKNMIFVATVSPKGAGEIGSATPEESSLVVYLIDTITGRILHRVSHHAAQAPVHAVFSENWVIYHYFNLRAHRYEMSVIEIYDQSRAENKDIWKLILGKHDLSSPISSYSRPEVMVKSQSYYFTHSVKTMAVSSTAKGITSKQILIGTIGDQVLALDKRFLDPRRTPNPTPAEREEGLIPLTDALPIIPQSFVTHSLLVEGLRGIVTIPTKLESTSLVFSYGVDLFFTRIAPSRIYDSLTEDFSYALLLLTIVALIAAIFVTWVMSEKKELNEKWR